In the genome of [Mycoplasma] phocae, one region contains:
- a CDS encoding DHH family phosphoesterase: MKEQFEKFWSYVQSSKYITLCTHIEPDGDTLGCAIALKELIKLNSDVKEVKISGGDYPRNLQFIIDEPIALVDDEFFSKSLKIVVDTSTKSRIFDQRVITEESLKLDHHPHENKWLFEIGGDNWPATGQLIVNLVKALNLKVNEKCLEGLAMSIITDTEYFKERNISEETFYNIGFLLEKGLNYNKLLMAMHPNEQENSQILKAIKNMQEKGIVTYTILDQVVKNDVVRPLVARVTDLSNTEVTIAFLRKEDGNVRCSIRSKSYINVSEIAKHFGGGGHFNSSGFIIENLEKIEEVINYINLKK, translated from the coding sequence ATGAAAGAACAATTTGAAAAATTTTGAAGTTATGTACAATCTTCAAAGTATATTACTTTATGTACACATATTGAACCAGATGGAGACACTTTAGGCTGTGCTATTGCCTTAAAAGAGTTAATAAAATTAAATAGTGATGTTAAAGAAGTAAAAATCTCAGGTGGTGATTATCCAAGAAATTTACAATTTATTATCGATGAGCCAATTGCTTTAGTTGATGATGAATTTTTTAGTAAATCTTTAAAAATAGTTGTTGATACTTCAACTAAATCAAGAATTTTTGACCAACGTGTAATTACAGAAGAATCACTAAAATTAGACCATCATCCTCATGAAAATAAATGACTTTTTGAAATTGGTGGTGATAACTGGCCAGCGACAGGGCAGTTAATTGTTAATTTAGTAAAAGCCTTAAATCTAAAAGTTAATGAAAAATGTTTAGAAGGATTAGCTATGTCAATTATTACTGATACTGAATATTTCAAAGAAAGAAATATAAGTGAAGAAACATTTTATAATATCGGATTTTTACTTGAAAAAGGATTAAACTACAATAAATTGTTAATGGCAATGCATCCAAATGAACAAGAGAATAGTCAAATTCTTAAAGCAATTAAAAATATGCAAGAAAAAGGAATTGTAACATATACAATATTAGACCAAGTTGTCAAAAATGATGTCGTTAGACCACTTGTTGCTAGGGTAACTGATTTAAGTAACACAGAAGTTACCATTGCCTTTCTGAGAAAAGAAGATGGAAATGTTAGATGTTCAATTCGTTCAAAATCATATATTAATGTTTCTGAAATTGCTAAGCATTTCGGTGGCGGTGGTCACTTTAATTCATCAGGTTTCATTATTGAAAATTTGGAAAAAATTGAAGAAGTTATAAATTACATTAATTTAAAGAAATAA
- a CDS encoding HAD-IIB family hydrolase, with translation MKNTNNKKPIIFSDVDGTIYSDFNLQTNTIEDVNFAIENGADFNICTGNPVEERMLSLCAALNAQYLIGSSGAQIYDINSKQIVKSWTISFDSLTKLIELAKKIKCQVLFWDNKNYYYLFDDFSVVKKISTYHFITEEKLNNTPKLYNNEFIEPVKIEFYSTESTEDESYAKNIYEHIKAIDTVSMVQTSSNVEISPKNVNKGFAIKWMMENIYSKAEIKDIMTIGDSNNDLSMMPITNYSYAMANSSQKLLNIAHFFTSAVEQNGLGEAILDYLYRLKNIVKKYMLHNFSNSKGDK, from the coding sequence ATGAAGAATACAAATAATAAAAAACCAATAATATTTTCAGACGTGGATGGAACAATTTATAGTGATTTTAATTTGCAAACAAACACTATAGAAGATGTTAATTTTGCTATTGAAAATGGTGCTGATTTTAATATTTGCACGGGGAATCCAGTTGAAGAGCGAATGCTATCATTATGCGCAGCCTTAAACGCCCAATATTTAATTGGATCATCTGGTGCACAAATATATGATATTAACTCAAAACAAATTGTGAAATCATGAACTATTTCATTTGATTCTTTAACAAAATTAATTGAGTTAGCTAAAAAAATAAAATGTCAAGTTTTATTTTGGGATAATAAAAATTATTACTATTTGTTTGATGATTTTTCGGTTGTGAAAAAAATATCTACTTACCATTTTATTACTGAAGAAAAATTAAATAACACCCCTAAACTTTATAACAATGAATTTATTGAACCAGTGAAAATTGAATTTTATTCAACTGAAAGCACAGAAGATGAATCATATGCGAAAAATATATATGAACATATCAAAGCAATCGATACAGTTTCTATGGTTCAAACTTCATCTAATGTGGAAATTTCACCAAAAAATGTTAACAAAGGATTTGCCATTAAATGAATGATGGAAAATATTTATTCAAAAGCGGAAATTAAAGATATTATGACTATTGGCGATAGCAATAATGATCTATCAATGATGCCAATAACTAATTATTCATATGCAATGGCTAATTCTTCTCAAAAATTATTAAATATAGCTCACTTTTTTACTAGTGCTGTTGAACAGAATGGGTTAGGTGAAGCGATATTGGATTATCTATATCGTTTAAAAAATATAGTTAAAAAATATATGTTACATAATTTTAGTAATAGCAAGGGAGATAAATAA
- a CDS encoding HipA family kinase, whose translation MNDKKYYLKYKDEVCLEFIYDYYNKKIKITNIINEYAFIPKNLREFSQEDLKDFLLFHNFIPKTRSNYLKLHKNVTDKFEFYDKLLGLNLNNCLWICSEESNLKWSDINYFDHFRNELFPKILNDDATIFNPLNYWSPDWFTNGEALKSWYQENNQIYLLKSPIMFFNKPLYNNFSEYFASQIGELLLSNAVKYDFFNFENQLLTKSHNFCSSTINYFSFSQLIFSHENIEKHLIELYGENNYEDLMVFDALIFNADRNLGNFGLLYNAESKKFVGPAPIFDFNKSLAYDFPIYQNKIGKQQLENYSKRLTSFYESFDLQLEKFAKPRHKVWVEKLEKFKFKNTSYVKDKKYIKFIKAIIKNQTKKLKKILEGSNSKDI comes from the coding sequence ATGAATGATAAAAAATACTATTTAAAATATAAAGATGAAGTTTGTTTGGAATTTATTTATGATTACTATAATAAAAAAATAAAAATAACAAACATTATTAATGAATATGCCTTTATTCCTAAAAATCTTCGAGAATTCTCGCAAGAGGATTTAAAGGATTTTTTGTTGTTTCATAATTTTATTCCAAAAACTAGATCAAATTATTTGAAACTACATAAAAATGTCACTGACAAATTTGAATTTTATGATAAATTATTAGGTTTAAATTTAAATAATTGCTTATGGATATGTTCTGAAGAATCTAATCTAAAGTGAAGTGATATTAATTATTTTGACCATTTTAGAAATGAATTATTTCCAAAAATATTAAATGATGATGCTACAATATTCAATCCCTTAAATTACTGGTCGCCTGATTGATTTACCAATGGTGAAGCATTAAAGTCATGATATCAGGAAAATAATCAAATTTATTTATTAAAATCTCCAATTATGTTTTTTAATAAGCCACTTTATAATAATTTTTCAGAATATTTTGCTTCACAAATAGGCGAACTTTTGCTTTCAAATGCTGTTAAATATGATTTTTTTAATTTTGAAAATCAACTATTAACAAAATCTCATAATTTTTGTTCTAGTACAATTAATTATTTTTCTTTTTCACAACTAATATTTAGTCACGAAAATATTGAAAAACATTTAATTGAATTATATGGTGAGAATAATTACGAAGATTTGATGGTTTTTGATGCTTTAATTTTTAACGCTGATCGTAATTTAGGAAACTTCGGTCTTTTATACAATGCTGAGTCTAAAAAATTTGTTGGACCTGCTCCTATTTTTGATTTTAATAAAAGTTTAGCATATGATTTTCCGATTTATCAAAACAAAATTGGTAAACAACAATTAGAAAATTATTCCAAGAGATTAACCTCATTTTATGAATCATTTGATTTACAACTGGAAAAATTTGCTAAACCTCGACATAAAGTTTGAGTTGAAAAATTAGAAAAATTCAAATTTAAAAATACTAGTTATGTTAAAGATAAAAAATATATAAAATTTATAAAAGCAATAATTAAAAATCAAACTAAAAAGCTTAAAAAAATTTTAGAAGGGAGTAATAGTAAAGATATTTAA
- the uvrA gene encoding excinuclease ABC subunit UvrA, which translates to MNEKIVIKGAKENNLKNISLEIPRNKFVVFTGLSGSGKSSLAFNTIYEEGRRRYVDSLSNYAKQFLGGARKPDVESIEGLSPAISIEQKTTHNNPRSIVGTVTEIYDYLRLLYARIGKPYCPKHKIEITAQKSKDILESIYKYPEGEKIYILSPLVINQKGSHQTLLAKLKREGFLRVKINDEILTLDTEINLNKNQHWTIELIIDRIVLSNDIRSRVAEAIEMALEHSHGIVTVEAVGKEKNMYSINHSCEYGDFDMPKIEPRLFSFNSPNGMCPECKGLGVIRKADFRLICPDDNLSINEGALKYYKNFMNTSNLEWQEFENLLRFYKIDKDKPINEFSEFELDIIKYGSQEEVHYVMISESGNRFERNKYIEGVVSKIERKYWETNSNDARTYYGKYLGDVSCSLCNSKRLNKHALAVKIANLDIYEMCNKSIEELFVILNSLELNIIEKEISQLILNELKHRVNFLINVGLQYLTLNRKAETLSGGEAQRIRLATQIGANLTGVLYVLDEPSIGLHQKDNEKLLKSLRKMVDLGNSLIVVEHDEDTIREADFIVDIGPKAGEHGGEIVEAGNIDKIIANSNSITGQYLSGALKIKTPKSRRSGNGKVLKIKNATANNLNKITATFPLGKFIAITGVSGSGKSSLINEELVFNLNKYLNNPSYDIRREEKISGQINIDKLIQIDQNPIGRTPRSNPATYTSVFDDIRDIFALVEESKIRGYTRSRFSFNVPGGRCDKCQGDGLIKIEMHFLPDVYVTCDHCDGKRYNLETLEIKYHNKTINDVLEMTVEQAFNFFESRTNIKQKLQILMDVGLGYIKLGQNAVTLSGGEAQRVKLATYLQKKPTGKSIYVLDEPTTGLHPYDVQNLLNVLNRIVDNGDTVIVIEHNLDVIKCADYIIDLGPDGGSGGGRIVASGTPEQVAENELSYTGNYLKMILN; encoded by the coding sequence ATGAATGAAAAAATTGTAATTAAGGGTGCAAAAGAAAACAATTTAAAAAATATTAGTTTAGAAATTCCTAGAAATAAATTTGTTGTATTTACTGGCTTAAGTGGTTCTGGCAAAAGTTCACTTGCCTTTAATACAATATATGAAGAAGGACGAAGAAGATATGTTGACAGTTTATCAAATTATGCTAAGCAATTTTTAGGTGGAGCAAGAAAGCCAGATGTAGAAAGCATTGAAGGGTTAAGTCCAGCGATTTCTATTGAGCAAAAAACTACGCATAATAACCCTCGAAGTATTGTTGGAACAGTCACCGAAATATATGATTACCTTCGTTTATTATATGCACGAATAGGTAAACCATATTGTCCTAAACATAAAATTGAAATAACTGCTCAAAAATCAAAAGATATACTAGAAAGTATCTACAAATATCCTGAAGGTGAAAAAATTTATATTTTATCACCACTAGTTATTAATCAAAAAGGGTCACATCAAACATTATTGGCAAAATTAAAAAGAGAAGGATTTTTAAGGGTAAAAATAAATGATGAAATTTTAACTTTGGATACTGAAATTAATTTAAACAAAAATCAACATTGAACTATTGAACTAATTATTGATAGAATTGTTTTGTCAAATGATATTCGTTCGCGAGTAGCTGAAGCTATTGAAATGGCATTAGAACATAGCCACGGAATTGTTACAGTTGAGGCAGTGGGCAAAGAAAAAAATATGTATTCAATAAATCATAGTTGTGAATACGGTGATTTTGATATGCCTAAGATTGAACCTAGATTATTTTCCTTTAATTCACCAAATGGAATGTGTCCTGAATGTAAAGGTCTAGGAGTTATTAGAAAAGCAGATTTTCGTTTAATATGTCCTGATGACAATTTATCAATAAATGAGGGAGCGTTAAAATATTACAAAAATTTTATGAATACCTCAAATTTAGAATGACAAGAATTTGAGAATTTGCTTCGATTTTATAAGATTGACAAAGATAAACCTATTAATGAATTTAGTGAATTTGAGTTAGATATTATTAAATATGGTTCACAAGAAGAAGTTCATTATGTAATGATTTCAGAAAGTGGTAATCGCTTTGAAAGAAATAAATATATTGAAGGTGTTGTAAGCAAAATTGAGAGAAAGTATTGAGAAACGAATTCCAATGATGCTAGAACATATTATGGTAAATATTTGGGAGATGTTTCATGCTCGTTGTGTAATTCCAAAAGATTAAACAAACATGCTTTGGCAGTTAAAATTGCTAATTTAGATATATATGAAATGTGTAATAAATCTATTGAAGAATTATTTGTAATTTTAAATTCACTAGAGCTAAATATTATTGAAAAGGAAATTAGTCAATTAATTTTAAATGAACTGAAACACCGAGTTAATTTTTTGATTAATGTTGGTTTGCAGTATTTAACATTAAATCGAAAAGCTGAAACATTAAGTGGAGGAGAAGCCCAAAGAATTAGATTGGCCACCCAAATTGGAGCAAATTTGACAGGGGTTTTATATGTGCTTGATGAACCATCAATAGGCTTGCATCAAAAAGATAATGAAAAACTATTAAAATCACTAAGAAAAATGGTTGATTTAGGAAATAGCTTAATTGTAGTTGAACATGATGAGGATACTATTAGAGAAGCTGATTTTATTGTTGATATTGGACCTAAGGCAGGCGAGCACGGGGGTGAAATTGTTGAGGCTGGTAACATTGATAAAATAATTGCAAATTCTAACAGTATCACTGGCCAATATTTATCAGGAGCATTAAAGATTAAAACTCCGAAATCTCGCCGATCAGGAAATGGGAAGGTCTTAAAAATTAAGAATGCAACAGCTAATAATTTAAATAAAATTACTGCTACTTTTCCATTAGGTAAATTTATTGCAATCACTGGTGTTAGTGGTTCTGGTAAATCTAGTTTAATAAATGAAGAATTAGTATTTAACTTAAATAAATATTTGAACAATCCATCTTATGATATTCGAAGAGAAGAAAAAATTTCTGGACAAATTAATATTGATAAATTAATTCAAATTGATCAAAATCCAATTGGGAGAACTCCAAGATCTAATCCGGCTACATATACAAGCGTATTTGATGATATTAGAGACATTTTTGCTTTAGTTGAAGAAAGTAAAATTCGTGGATATACTCGTTCGAGATTTTCATTCAATGTTCCTGGCGGTAGATGTGATAAATGCCAAGGTGATGGACTTATAAAAATTGAAATGCATTTTCTCCCTGATGTTTATGTAACTTGTGATCACTGTGATGGTAAAAGATATAATTTGGAAACATTAGAAATAAAATATCATAATAAAACCATTAACGATGTACTTGAAATGACTGTTGAGCAGGCATTTAACTTTTTTGAAAGTAGAACAAATATCAAACAAAAACTGCAGATTTTAATGGACGTTGGTTTAGGTTATATTAAGTTAGGACAAAATGCTGTTACCTTAAGTGGTGGTGAAGCACAAAGAGTTAAATTAGCAACTTATTTACAAAAGAAACCAACTGGCAAATCTATCTATGTTTTAGACGAGCCAACAACTGGTCTTCATCCATATGATGTTCAAAATTTATTAAATGTTTTGAATCGTATTGTTGATAATGGAGACACGGTCATTGTTATTGAGCATAATTTAGATGTTATAAAATGTGCTGATTATATAATTGATCTTGGTCCTGATGGTGGTTCTGGTGGAGGAAGAATTGTCGCTTCAGGAACCCCTGAACAAGTGGCTGAAAATGAATTATCATATACAGGAAATTATTTAAAAATGATATTAAATTAG
- the lgt gene encoding prolipoprotein diacylglyceryl transferase, translating to MPKDFAGVQLRIGLLNVYSLLIMMGMLASILTVYYFWRREKYSFEKFSILVFIALPTAIAGARTVFVIQQLIEHGRWVDGPWYNAFAVWRGGLSIHGGVTTATICCVMYIIFSKKGEKIDLRKAFSIILPAVLIGQAIGRWGNFANHEVFGGIMEPGSLAFRILPKIIRDHMFINGQYRLPLFLYESIANLVAYIILVWILNKWNFLRPGTTGALYILYYGIIRSGMEPLRDGSYGIYKVISALYIVVGLALTVLFEFVIKLNYNVFKIPVYANEKTHRYFYFIVYEPKNKKRTTIKSFKEYSQNDAATASVE from the coding sequence ATGCCAAAAGATTTTGCAGGCGTTCAATTAAGAATTGGCTTGCTAAATGTGTACTCATTATTAATCATGATGGGTATGCTTGCGTCTATATTAACGGTTTACTATTTTTGAAGACGAGAAAAATATTCGTTTGAAAAATTCTCAATACTAGTTTTTATAGCACTGCCAACAGCAATAGCTGGCGCTAGAACTGTTTTTGTAATTCAACAGTTAATTGAACACGGAAGATGAGTTGATGGGCCTTGATATAATGCTTTTGCAGTATGAAGGGGTGGCCTTTCAATTCACGGGGGAGTAACAACTGCTACTATTTGTTGTGTTATGTACATAATTTTTTCAAAAAAAGGTGAAAAAATTGATTTAAGAAAGGCCTTTTCAATTATTTTACCAGCCGTATTGATTGGACAAGCGATAGGTCGTTGAGGAAATTTCGCAAACCATGAAGTATTTGGCGGAATTATGGAGCCAGGCTCATTAGCATTTAGAATTTTACCTAAAATTATTAGAGACCATATGTTTATTAATGGTCAATACCGTTTACCATTATTTTTATATGAATCAATTGCGAACTTAGTTGCATATATAATTCTTGTTTGAATTTTAAACAAATGAAACTTCTTAAGACCAGGAACAACCGGAGCTCTATACATTCTATACTATGGAATTATACGTTCAGGAATGGAACCATTACGGGATGGAAGTTATGGTATTTATAAAGTAATTTCAGCATTGTATATTGTTGTTGGATTAGCTTTAACTGTATTATTTGAATTTGTAATAAAATTAAATTACAATGTATTTAAGATTCCTGTTTATGCAAATGAAAAAACCCACCGTTATTTCTATTTTATAGTTTATGAACCAAAAAATAAAAAAAGAACTACAATTAAATCATTTAAAGAATATTCACAAAACGATGCTGCTACTGCTAGTGTAGAATAG
- a CDS encoding NAD(P)/FAD-dependent oxidoreductase: protein MEKFDVIIIGAGPAGLTAAIYLGRNNASVAFIEGKVPGGKMPEQSKIENYPGFDLISGVELSNRMLMQARENKAKFIFGNVSHIENISDHEKEVTLENGNKYLAKVIIIASGMKNVVPLDVVNIEKFNGRGVSYCAICDGAIYLSKPCAIIGGGNSAFDEAPFLASVASEVHIFVRDGIIAEKKLVDDVKKIKNITIHENSKILELKGDNKVESIIANIDGKVQEMDIKGVFPYVGFKPATSFITNKEIMNSRGFIQVDKNMETKIKNIFAIGDVVEKDIRQITTATSDGTIAAKVIGSRINMD from the coding sequence ATGGAAAAATTTGATGTTATTATTATAGGAGCAGGTCCTGCTGGATTAACTGCTGCTATATATCTTGGAAGAAATAATGCTTCTGTGGCCTTTATAGAGGGAAAAGTACCTGGTGGAAAAATGCCAGAACAATCAAAAATTGAAAATTACCCAGGTTTTGATTTAATATCTGGAGTTGAGCTTTCGAATAGAATGCTAATGCAGGCTAGAGAAAATAAGGCAAAATTTATCTTTGGTAATGTTTCACATATTGAAAATATTAGTGATCATGAAAAAGAAGTTACGTTAGAGAATGGCAATAAATACTTAGCAAAAGTTATTATTATTGCATCAGGAATGAAAAATGTTGTGCCATTAGATGTTGTCAATATTGAAAAATTTAATGGTAGGGGAGTTTCTTATTGTGCTATTTGTGATGGAGCAATTTATTTAAGCAAACCTTGTGCAATCATCGGTGGTGGTAATTCAGCGTTTGATGAAGCACCATTTCTAGCATCGGTTGCTTCTGAAGTTCACATTTTTGTCCGTGATGGAATAATTGCTGAAAAGAAATTAGTTGATGATGTTAAAAAAATCAAAAATATTACTATTCATGAAAATTCAAAAATTCTTGAATTAAAAGGTGATAATAAGGTTGAATCTATAATAGCTAATATTGATGGAAAGGTTCAAGAAATGGATATTAAAGGTGTCTTTCCTTATGTAGGATTTAAACCAGCAACAAGCTTTATAACTAATAAAGAAATAATGAATAGTCGTGGTTTTATTCAAGTTGATAAAAATATGGAAACTAAAATAAAAAATATTTTTGCTATTGGCGATGTTGTTGAAAAAGACATTCGCCAAATTACTACAGCAACAAGTGATGGAACAATTGCCGCTAAGGTTATTGGTTCTAGAATAAATATGGACTAA